A region from the Pseudomonas sp. P8_229 genome encodes:
- a CDS encoding type II secretion system F family protein: MAVKAAKISIYAWEGTDRKGSKVTGELSGQNPALIKAQLRKQGINPGKVRKKSVSLLSFGKRIKAQDIALFTRQMATMMKAGVPLLQSFDIIGEGFDNPAMRKLVDEVKQEVAAGNSFATALRKKPQYFDELYCNLVDAGEQSGALDTLLERVATYKEKSEALKAKIKKAMTYPTAVVLVAMVVTGILLVKVVPQFQAVFSGFGAELPAFTLMVISISEFMQQWWWAVLGALIAVFFGTRHALRKSQALRDRKDTWLLKVPLVGTLMYKSAVARFARTLSTTFAAGVPLVEALDSVAGATGNVVFKRAVLRIRQDVATGMQLNFSMRSTGVFPNMAVQMTAIGEESGALDDMLDKVAGFYEDEVDNMVDNLTSLMEPFIMVVLGVIVGGLVVAMYLPIFQLGSAI, encoded by the coding sequence ATGGCGGTCAAGGCAGCGAAAATCAGCATCTACGCCTGGGAAGGCACGGACCGCAAAGGCAGCAAGGTCACCGGCGAACTGAGCGGGCAGAACCCCGCGTTGATCAAGGCCCAGCTACGTAAACAAGGGATCAACCCCGGCAAGGTGCGCAAGAAATCCGTCTCCCTGCTGAGTTTCGGCAAACGCATCAAGGCCCAGGACATCGCGTTGTTCACCCGCCAGATGGCGACCATGATGAAAGCCGGCGTGCCGCTGCTGCAGTCGTTCGATATCATTGGCGAAGGCTTCGACAACCCGGCGATGCGCAAACTGGTGGACGAGGTGAAGCAGGAGGTTGCCGCCGGCAACAGCTTCGCCACCGCCCTGCGCAAGAAACCGCAGTATTTCGATGAACTGTATTGCAACCTGGTGGATGCCGGCGAGCAGTCCGGCGCGCTCGACACGTTGCTGGAGCGAGTCGCGACCTATAAAGAAAAAAGCGAAGCGCTCAAGGCCAAGATCAAGAAAGCCATGACCTACCCCACCGCCGTGGTGCTGGTGGCAATGGTCGTCACCGGGATTTTGCTGGTGAAAGTGGTGCCGCAGTTTCAGGCGGTATTTTCCGGCTTCGGTGCTGAACTGCCGGCCTTCACGCTGATGGTGATCAGCATTTCCGAATTCATGCAGCAATGGTGGTGGGCGGTGCTTGGTGCACTGATTGCGGTGTTTTTCGGTACGCGTCACGCCCTGAGAAAGTCCCAGGCACTGCGCGACCGCAAAGACACCTGGCTGCTGAAAGTGCCGTTGGTGGGCACACTGATGTACAAGTCGGCGGTGGCCCGATTCGCCCGTACCCTGTCGACCACTTTCGCTGCCGGCGTACCGCTGGTGGAGGCACTGGATTCGGTGGCCGGGGCCACCGGCAATGTGGTGTTCAAGCGCGCGGTGCTGCGCATCCGCCAGGACGTCGCCACCGGCATGCAGCTGAATTTTTCGATGCGCAGCACAGGAGTGTTCCCCAACATGGCGGTGCAGATGACCGCCATCGGCGAGGAATCCGGCGCGCTGGATGACATGCTCGACAAAGTCGCCGGTTTTTATGAGGACGAAGTGGATAACATGGTCGACAACCTCACCAGCCTGATGGAGCCGTTCATCATGGTGGTGCTCGGTGTCATCGTCGGCGGTCTGGTCGTGGCCATGTACTTGCCGATCTTCCAACTCGGCTCAGCGATCTGA
- a CDS encoding BON domain-containing protein has product MKKFAITAAAATALTLTMASGAFAQSTQATQAPMTLAAGEMTKAKEATSDTWITTKVKSDLVTEKGIPGTDIKVETNKGVVSLSSTVAVTESQKATAVAITKKIKGVKAVSADGLKAE; this is encoded by the coding sequence ATGAAGAAGTTCGCTATCACTGCCGCTGCTGCTACCGCGCTGACCCTGACCATGGCTTCCGGTGCATTCGCCCAATCCACCCAAGCTACCCAGGCTCCAATGACTCTGGCTGCCGGTGAAATGACCAAGGCTAAAGAAGCTACTTCCGATACCTGGATCACCACCAAAGTCAAAAGCGATCTGGTCACCGAAAAAGGCATTCCAGGCACCGACATCAAAGTAGAAACCAACAAAGGCGTCGTTTCCCTGTCGTCGACTGTTGCTGTCACTGAATCTCAGAAAGCCACCGCTGTAGCGATTACCAAGAAAATCAAAGGCGTCAAAGCGGTCTCCGCTGACGGCCTGAAAGCCGAGTAA
- the pilB gene encoding type IV-A pilus assembly ATPase PilB, translating to MNDIALSGLAKQLVQAELLTEKSAQQAWQQAQRNRLSLVSYLVQNKLVRSSQVAEIASEHFGMAFMDLNCLDKETQPKGLVSEKLVRQHHALPLWRRGNKLFVGISDPSNHQAINDIQFSTGLSTEAILVEDDKLSDAIEKFFDTHASGLEEMADVDLDGVDVESVDDSRQENIGGLDADDAPVVRFVHKMLLDAIKSGSSDLHFEPYEKNFRVRVRTDGILREVAKPPIQLAGRIAARLKVMASLDISERRKPQDGRIKMRLSKSKSIDFRVNTLPTLWGEKVVIRILDPSSAQIGIDALGYEPAQKDLYMAALKQPQGMILVTGPTGSGKTVSLYTGLNILNTVDINISTAEDPVEINMEGINQVNVNPKQGLDFSQALRSFLRQDPDVIMVGEIRDLETAEIAIKAAQTGHLVLSTLHTNSAAETLTRLHNMGIPGFNIATSVSLIIAQRLARKLCSHCKKPIEIPRETLIKEGFPPEQISSFTIYEPVGCDQCNGGYKGRVGIYEVVKNTPELQRLIMAEGNSLEIDSQMRHDGFDDLRTSGLRKAMQGITSLEEINRVTKD from the coding sequence ATGAATGACATCGCTCTGAGCGGTCTGGCCAAGCAACTGGTACAGGCTGAACTGTTGACGGAAAAAAGCGCCCAGCAAGCCTGGCAACAGGCGCAGCGCAATCGGCTGTCGCTGGTCAGCTACCTGGTGCAGAACAAACTGGTGAGGAGTTCCCAGGTCGCCGAAATCGCTTCCGAGCATTTCGGCATGGCCTTCATGGACCTCAATTGCCTCGACAAGGAAACCCAGCCCAAGGGCCTGGTCAGTGAAAAACTGGTGCGTCAGCACCACGCCCTGCCCTTGTGGCGACGCGGCAACAAGCTGTTCGTGGGCATTTCCGATCCGAGCAATCATCAGGCAATCAACGATATCCAGTTCAGCACCGGACTGAGTACCGAAGCCATCCTGGTGGAAGACGACAAACTCAGCGATGCCATCGAGAAATTTTTCGACACCCACGCCAGCGGCCTCGAAGAGATGGCCGACGTCGACCTCGACGGGGTGGACGTCGAATCCGTCGACGACAGCCGACAGGAGAATATCGGCGGACTCGATGCCGATGACGCCCCGGTGGTGCGCTTCGTGCACAAGATGCTGCTGGACGCGATCAAGAGTGGCTCGTCGGACTTGCACTTCGAACCCTACGAAAAGAACTTCCGGGTGCGGGTGCGCACCGACGGCATCCTGCGCGAAGTGGCCAAACCGCCGATTCAGTTGGCCGGGCGGATCGCCGCACGCCTGAAAGTCATGGCCAGCCTCGACATCTCGGAGCGGCGCAAACCCCAGGACGGGCGGATCAAGATGCGCCTGTCGAAGAGCAAGTCGATCGACTTCCGGGTCAACACCCTGCCCACCCTGTGGGGCGAGAAAGTGGTGATCCGGATTCTCGATCCGTCCAGCGCGCAGATCGGCATCGATGCCCTGGGTTACGAACCGGCGCAGAAAGACCTGTACATGGCCGCGCTCAAGCAGCCGCAGGGGATGATTCTGGTGACCGGCCCGACCGGGTCGGGGAAAACCGTGTCGCTGTACACCGGACTCAATATTCTCAATACCGTCGACATCAACATTTCCACCGCCGAAGACCCGGTGGAAATCAACATGGAAGGCATCAACCAGGTCAACGTCAATCCGAAACAGGGGCTGGATTTCTCCCAGGCATTACGCTCGTTTCTGCGTCAGGACCCGGACGTGATCATGGTCGGCGAAATTCGCGATCTGGAAACCGCCGAGATCGCGATCAAGGCCGCGCAGACCGGCCACCTCGTGTTGTCCACGCTGCACACCAACAGCGCCGCCGAAACCCTGACCCGCCTGCACAACATGGGCATTCCCGGCTTCAACATCGCCACCTCGGTGAGCCTGATCATCGCCCAGCGCCTGGCACGCAAGCTGTGCAGCCACTGCAAGAAACCGATCGAGATTCCGCGCGAAACGCTGATCAAGGAAGGCTTCCCACCGGAACAGATCAGCAGTTTCACGATCTATGAGCCGGTCGGTTGCGATCAATGCAACGGCGGCTACAAGGGACGCGTGGGGATTTATGAAGTGGTGAAAAACACACCCGAGCTGCAACGGCTGATCATGGCCGAAGGCAACTCGCTGGAAATCGACAGCCAGATGCGTCACGACGGTTTCGACGATCTGCGCACCTCAGGCCTGCGCAAGGCCATGCAAGGCATCACCAGCCTGGAAGAAATCAACCGGGTCACCAAGGACTGA
- a CDS encoding energy-coupling factor ABC transporter permease — protein MIGAELLSSTSLTLGWLIYLPVLVWAIWRAPWVELFSDNRRQHLLFGTVFALFLLWMVRRDFDTGVSYHFIGMTAVTLLLDWPLAIVGGLVAQLGLVLLGRQDLAAVGVNGTLLILLPVLITECVAIVVERAQPRNPFVYIFCSGFFAAALSALLCLALSLSLLWYDGLFAMPEWLEDFIGYLWLLIFPEAFINGMVISALVVFSPEWLETFNRARYLSAPWKDDDPKS, from the coding sequence ATGATCGGTGCCGAACTGTTGTCATCCACGAGCCTGACGCTCGGTTGGCTGATTTACCTGCCAGTGCTGGTCTGGGCGATCTGGCGTGCGCCATGGGTCGAGTTGTTCAGTGACAATCGTCGTCAGCATTTACTCTTCGGCACCGTGTTCGCGTTGTTTCTGTTGTGGATGGTGCGCAGGGATTTCGACACCGGGGTGTCTTACCACTTCATCGGCATGACCGCGGTGACGCTGCTGCTGGACTGGCCGCTGGCGATTGTCGGCGGCCTGGTGGCGCAGCTCGGACTGGTATTGCTCGGCCGTCAGGATCTGGCGGCGGTCGGGGTCAACGGTACGTTGCTGATCCTGCTGCCGGTGTTGATCACCGAATGCGTGGCGATCGTTGTCGAGCGCGCTCAGCCGCGTAATCCGTTTGTGTATATCTTCTGTTCCGGATTCTTCGCGGCGGCATTGTCGGCGTTGTTGTGTCTGGCGCTGAGCCTGAGCCTGCTCTGGTACGACGGCTTGTTCGCCATGCCGGAATGGCTGGAAGACTTCATCGGTTATCTGTGGTTGCTGATCTTTCCCGAAGCCTTTATCAACGGCATGGTGATCAGCGCGCTGGTAGTGTTCAGCCCGGAGTGGCTGGAAACCTTCAACCGCGCCCGCTACCTTTCGGCGCCCTGGAAGGACGACGATCCCAAGTCTTGA
- a CDS encoding DUF748 domain-containing protein, which translates to MKPHMTKGLIRAIGALLTALALYSLLGFLILPGIALRIANQQLANYATVPAHIQRIELNPFSLEVTLWGLVIGEPGKEQVGFERLYANLQLDSLWTKALHLADIELDKPKTEILFAKDGQLNLLGLFKLPASEPTPADPNAKPFPLRIDRIQLAGGNVHFEDARPSEPIEFLYDKLDFELKNLSTLPEDNADMTLVAIGPAGGQIDWKGNFSLIPFTSEGTLKITDGKMKAFWPYVRDAVPLVLEDGVINLSTEYKLNLSKETELLLNNIAVSIAPFAIKAPDGRPLAKLERLDVSETSLDLAKQQVVVGKIRSNKLETWAALEADGQLDWQKLFASQPSKPAAKAAAEPANTPAAADSPKAPPAPSKPWQVLLKDVQLRNYTVHLADRSAKPAVALDVTPLNIDLQDFDSLNGSPFKVRLDTGLGKQGKVSADGVVNLAPVTAQLNVKTQDIDLRVAQSYISPFIRLELRSGMLGSDLKVNLKSTEPLALNVTGRAQIDQLHTLDTLKTRDFLKWQQVVVEGINYQHGDSLSIDKVNLFQPYARFMINDDRTTNIDDLLIPQPADSGAKTAAAKPASKDKPLGIHIGAIAINDGSANFADFSLTPNFATAIQQLNGQIGTIDSRQAKPASVDIKGKVDRYAPVTIKGAVNPFDPMASLDIATSFKRVELTTLTPYSGKFAGYRIRKGRLNLDLHYLITKGQLKAENKVVVEQLQLGEKVDSPDAVSLPLKLAIALLKDVDGKISIELPVTGDLNNPQFSVMPIVWQTLRNLIVKAAAAPFKMIGGLISGGGSEDLGTVSFAAGSSDLSKDAESALDKLSQALKERPALRLEIEGTAAQSSDGPLIAEQRLEREYQYNYYKMLQRRGDKVPAQASLLQVPENEKGPLLEGIYRTRLKTQPPAEWKDLGKEERTAKMRDGVIKFWSSSDVLLRQLGQERASSIKDYLVDKGQLADDRVYFIDANLGEAESDGRVVTQMHLDAE; encoded by the coding sequence ATGAAGCCGCACATGACCAAAGGATTGATTCGCGCGATTGGCGCCTTGTTGACCGCTCTGGCCCTTTACAGCCTGCTGGGGTTTCTGATTTTGCCGGGCATCGCCCTGCGCATTGCCAACCAGCAGTTGGCCAATTACGCCACGGTGCCTGCGCATATCCAGCGCATCGAACTCAATCCATTCAGCCTTGAAGTCACCCTGTGGGGGCTGGTCATTGGCGAGCCGGGCAAAGAGCAGGTCGGTTTCGAACGGCTGTACGCCAACCTGCAACTCGACAGCCTGTGGACCAAAGCGCTGCACCTGGCCGATATCGAGCTGGACAAGCCGAAGACTGAAATCCTCTTCGCCAAGGACGGCCAGCTCAATCTGCTGGGCCTGTTCAAACTCCCCGCCAGCGAGCCGACCCCGGCCGACCCGAATGCCAAGCCGTTCCCGCTGCGCATCGACCGCATCCAGCTGGCCGGTGGCAATGTGCATTTCGAAGACGCCCGGCCGAGCGAGCCGATCGAGTTCCTCTACGACAAACTCGACTTCGAACTGAAAAACCTCAGTACCCTGCCCGAAGACAATGCCGACATGACACTGGTGGCGATCGGCCCGGCCGGTGGGCAGATCGACTGGAAGGGCAACTTCAGCCTGATCCCGTTCACCTCCGAAGGCACGCTGAAAATCACCGATGGCAAGATGAAAGCCTTCTGGCCCTACGTGCGCGACGCGGTGCCACTGGTCCTCGAAGACGGTGTGATCAACCTCAGCACCGAATACAAACTCAATCTGTCGAAAGAAACCGAACTGCTGCTGAACAACATCGCGGTGAGCATTGCGCCGTTCGCAATCAAGGCACCGGACGGGCGCCCACTGGCAAAACTTGAACGCCTGGACGTCAGCGAGACTTCACTGGACCTGGCCAAACAGCAAGTGGTGGTCGGCAAGATCCGCAGCAACAAACTGGAAACCTGGGCCGCGCTCGAAGCCGACGGCCAACTGGACTGGCAAAAACTGTTCGCCAGCCAGCCGTCCAAGCCCGCCGCGAAGGCTGCAGCGGAACCTGCCAATACCCCGGCCGCCGCCGACTCGCCGAAAGCACCGCCGGCGCCGAGCAAGCCATGGCAAGTGCTGCTCAAGGACGTGCAGTTGCGCAACTACACGGTGCATCTGGCCGACCGTTCGGCAAAACCGGCGGTGGCACTGGATGTCACGCCGCTGAACATTGATCTGCAGGATTTCGACAGCCTCAACGGTTCGCCCTTCAAGGTCAGACTCGACACCGGCCTGGGCAAACAAGGCAAGGTCAGCGCCGACGGCGTGGTCAACCTCGCCCCGGTCACCGCCCAGCTCAACGTGAAAACCCAGGACATCGACCTGCGGGTCGCGCAATCCTACATCAGCCCGTTCATTCGCCTGGAACTGCGCAGCGGCATGCTCGGCAGTGACTTGAAGGTCAACCTCAAGAGCACCGAACCACTGGCGCTCAACGTGACCGGGCGGGCGCAGATCGATCAACTGCACACCCTTGACACCCTGAAGACCCGCGACTTCCTCAAGTGGCAGCAAGTTGTGGTCGAAGGCATCAACTATCAACACGGTGACAGCCTGTCGATCGACAAGGTCAACCTGTTCCAGCCGTACGCGCGGTTCATGATCAACGATGACCGCACCACCAACATCGACGATCTGCTGATCCCGCAGCCCGCCGACAGCGGTGCGAAAACCGCCGCGGCGAAACCGGCCAGCAAAGACAAGCCGCTGGGCATTCACATCGGCGCGATTGCGATCAACGACGGCTCGGCCAACTTCGCCGACTTCAGCCTGACCCCGAACTTCGCCACCGCGATTCAACAGCTCAACGGCCAGATCGGCACCATCGACAGCCGTCAGGCGAAACCGGCCAGCGTCGACATCAAGGGCAAGGTCGACCGCTATGCGCCAGTGACCATCAAAGGCGCGGTCAACCCGTTCGATCCGATGGCCAGCCTCGACATCGCCACCAGCTTCAAACGGGTCGAGTTGACCACCCTGACGCCATACTCCGGCAAGTTCGCCGGTTACCGCATCCGCAAAGGCCGGCTCAACCTCGACCTGCATTACCTGATCACCAAGGGTCAGTTGAAGGCCGAAAACAAAGTGGTGGTCGAGCAGTTGCAACTCGGCGAAAAAGTCGACAGCCCGGACGCCGTGAGCCTGCCGCTGAAACTGGCGATCGCCCTGCTCAAGGACGTCGACGGCAAGATTTCCATCGAACTGCCGGTCACCGGCGACCTGAACAACCCGCAGTTCAGCGTGATGCCGATTGTCTGGCAGACCCTGCGCAACCTGATCGTCAAAGCCGCGGCGGCGCCGTTCAAGATGATTGGCGGACTGATCAGTGGCGGCGGTTCAGAAGACCTCGGTACCGTGTCCTTTGCAGCGGGTTCCAGCGACCTGAGCAAGGACGCCGAGTCGGCCCTCGACAAACTGTCCCAAGCCCTGAAGGAACGTCCGGCCCTGCGTCTGGAAATCGAAGGCACTGCCGCGCAAAGCAGCGACGGTCCGTTGATTGCCGAACAGCGTCTGGAGCGCGAATACCAGTACAACTACTACAAGATGCTCCAGCGCCGTGGCGACAAAGTGCCGGCTCAGGCGTCCCTGCTGCAAGTGCCGGAGAACGAGAAGGGCCCGCTGCTCGAAGGCATCTACCGCACCCGTCTGAAAACCCAGCCACCGGCTGAATGGAAGGACCTGGGCAAGGAAGAACGCACGGCAAAAATGCGTGACGGCGTCATCAAGTTCTGGAGTTCCAGCGATGTATTACTGCGTCAACTGGGTCAGGAACGCGCCAGCAGCATCAAGGACTATCTGGTCGACAAGGGCCAACTGGCCGATGATCGGGTGTACTTCATCGACGCCAATCTTGGCGAGGCCGAAAGCGATGGCCGGGTCGTGACGCAGATGCACCTGGACGCCGAGTAA
- a CDS encoding DUF1780 domain-containing protein, with the protein MDDSDYLRLLTIAAEQANAFLSNARKWERERWVCQRLLQGLNIPYRADEFAPAGEPPDVLFRDANFEVFFVLDEGRRLNDEWRDELQRRRSAFSLSQLVRREAKPRRIPANEFLLRLAPTLRKKAHNYKERGMDLGELDIIAFASLKREVLDLNSHFPPPTEYLRQGWRSLSLVGPTFARVLFAHPDAPDFLRSNLGRSIVFDVGISL; encoded by the coding sequence ATGGATGACTCAGATTATTTACGCCTGCTGACCATCGCGGCCGAGCAAGCCAACGCGTTCCTGTCCAATGCCCGCAAATGGGAGCGTGAGCGTTGGGTCTGCCAACGCCTGCTGCAAGGCTTGAACATCCCTTACCGCGCCGATGAGTTCGCCCCCGCTGGCGAGCCGCCGGACGTGCTGTTTCGCGACGCCAACTTCGAAGTGTTCTTCGTCCTCGATGAAGGACGTCGGCTCAACGACGAATGGCGCGACGAATTGCAGCGGCGGCGCAGCGCGTTTTCTCTCAGCCAGCTGGTACGCCGTGAAGCCAAGCCGCGGCGAATCCCGGCCAACGAGTTCCTGTTGCGACTGGCGCCGACCTTGCGCAAAAAAGCGCACAACTACAAGGAACGCGGCATGGATCTGGGCGAACTGGACATCATTGCCTTCGCCAGCCTCAAGCGCGAAGTGCTGGATCTCAACAGCCACTTTCCTCCGCCGACCGAATATCTGCGCCAGGGCTGGCGTTCGCTGTCGCTGGTCGGCCCGACGTTCGCCCGGGTGCTGTTTGCCCACCCTGACGCGCCGGACTTTCTGCGCAGCAACCTGGGACGCAGCATCGTCTTCGATGTCGGGATCAGCTTGTGA
- a CDS encoding DUF2845 domain-containing protein, with amino-acid sequence MNHKWLVAMTLMLAASPALASDTLRCGSQLVSLGDRASEVLQKCGEPVSRDVLGYKRSANRREEFQVEEWTYGPSNGMYQYLRFEGNRLRQINSKRGN; translated from the coding sequence ATGAACCACAAGTGGCTGGTTGCGATGACGCTGATGCTCGCCGCCAGCCCTGCCCTGGCCTCCGATACGCTGCGCTGTGGCAGCCAATTGGTCAGTCTCGGCGACCGCGCCAGCGAAGTGCTGCAAAAGTGTGGAGAGCCGGTCAGCCGCGACGTCCTCGGCTACAAGCGCAGCGCCAACCGCCGCGAAGAGTTTCAGGTCGAGGAATGGACCTACGGCCCGAGCAACGGCATGTACCAGTACCTGCGCTTCGAAGGCAATCGCCTGCGGCAGATCAACAGCAAACGCGGTAACTGA
- a CDS encoding MOSC domain-containing protein: MTPLQQLIADVPQTGRVRWIGVRPEFRGPMLELDAVEARLEAGLTGDHARPGVRNARQVTLIQFEHLAVIGALMGRPADQPMRPEDLRRNLVISGINLFSLKGRRFRIGQAILETTGWCQPCARLQNNLGPGTFQAVRGHGGITARVLQSGIIRLDDGVSVEPVPASGYAAFNPG, encoded by the coding sequence GTGACGCCACTGCAGCAGTTGATTGCCGACGTTCCGCAGACCGGCCGTGTGCGCTGGATCGGCGTACGCCCGGAGTTCCGTGGCCCGATGCTCGAGCTCGATGCCGTCGAGGCGCGGCTCGAAGCCGGACTGACCGGCGATCACGCCCGCCCCGGGGTGCGTAACGCGCGGCAGGTGACCCTGATTCAGTTCGAACACCTGGCGGTCATTGGCGCACTGATGGGCCGCCCTGCCGATCAACCGATGAGGCCTGAAGATCTGCGGCGCAATCTCGTCATCAGCGGCATCAATTTGTTTAGTCTCAAGGGGCGGCGCTTTCGCATCGGTCAGGCAATACTCGAGACCACCGGCTGGTGTCAGCCCTGTGCACGCCTGCAGAACAACCTCGGCCCCGGGACCTTTCAAGCGGTGCGCGGGCATGGCGGAATTACCGCACGAGTGTTACAAAGCGGGATCATTCGCCTCGACGACGGTGTTTCTGTCGAACCGGTTCCGGCCAGTGGCTATGCTGCATTCAACCCGGGATAA
- a CDS encoding prepilin peptidase, with amino-acid sequence MPIDELFSLYPLAFVFTALLLGLVVGSFLNVLVWRLPKMLERDWRQQAQDVLGLPSDTPLPTYNLILPHSECPQCGHRIRVWENIPLLSYLFLRGRCSACAAPISKRYPLTELACGLLSAFIAWHLGFGWPAGLLIVLTWGLLAMSLIDTEHQLLPDVLVLPLLWLGLIVNSFAVFVSLHAALWGAVAGYMALWSVFWLFKLLTGKDGIGHGDFKLLALLGAWGGWQILPLTILLSSLVGAVVGVIVLRLREQKTSTPIPFGPYLAIAGWIALLWGGQITDFYWQFVGLK; translated from the coding sequence ATGCCTATCGACGAACTTTTCAGTCTGTATCCGCTGGCCTTCGTTTTCACTGCACTGCTGCTGGGTCTGGTGGTCGGCAGTTTTCTCAACGTGCTGGTCTGGCGTCTGCCGAAAATGCTCGAGCGCGATTGGCGCCAGCAGGCTCAGGACGTCCTCGGCCTGCCGAGTGATACGCCACTGCCGACTTACAACCTGATACTGCCGCACTCCGAATGCCCGCAATGCGGCCACCGAATTCGTGTATGGGAGAACATCCCGCTGCTCAGCTACCTGTTCCTGCGCGGACGCTGTTCTGCGTGTGCCGCCCCGATCAGCAAGCGCTATCCCCTGACTGAACTGGCCTGCGGTCTGCTCTCGGCGTTCATCGCCTGGCATCTGGGTTTTGGCTGGCCGGCCGGTCTGTTGATCGTCCTCACCTGGGGGCTGCTGGCGATGAGCCTGATCGATACCGAACATCAACTGCTGCCCGATGTGCTGGTGCTGCCGTTGCTGTGGCTGGGGTTGATCGTCAACAGCTTCGCAGTGTTCGTCTCGCTGCACGCGGCACTATGGGGCGCGGTGGCCGGTTACATGGCGCTGTGGTCGGTGTTCTGGCTGTTCAAGCTGCTGACCGGCAAAGACGGCATCGGTCATGGTGATTTCAAGCTGCTGGCGCTGCTCGGGGCCTGGGGTGGCTGGCAGATTCTGCCGCTGACGATCCTGTTGTCATCGCTGGTGGGGGCCGTTGTCGGGGTGATTGTGCTGCGTCTGCGCGAACAGAAAACCTCGACGCCGATCCCCTTCGGCCCGTATCTGGCAATTGCCGGCTGGATTGCCTTGCTCTGGGGTGGTCAAATAACCGACTTCTATTGGCAGTTTGTCGGTTTGAAATGA
- a CDS encoding pilin: MKQQQGFTLIELLIVVAIIGILATIALPQYSKYQARSKVTAGLAEISALKVPFEDTINQGTDPTLLLVAGSATATTSNCTLAASGTASTGAGTITCTLVNAPGPVLGKTITLTRTGAATGNTSGVWSCASTVNPDYAPKGCAGTGA; this comes from the coding sequence ATGAAACAACAACAGGGCTTTACTCTGATCGAGCTGCTGATCGTGGTGGCGATCATTGGCATTCTGGCGACTATCGCCTTGCCGCAATACTCCAAATACCAGGCACGTTCGAAAGTGACTGCGGGTCTGGCGGAGATCAGTGCACTGAAGGTGCCGTTCGAGGACACCATCAATCAAGGCACTGATCCAACGCTATTACTGGTGGCCGGTAGCGCTACAGCGACCACCTCCAACTGCACGCTGGCGGCGTCGGGAACCGCCTCGACCGGTGCCGGCACTATCACCTGCACACTGGTGAATGCTCCAGGTCCGGTGCTCGGTAAAACCATTACGTTGACCCGTACCGGTGCTGCAACCGGCAACACCTCCGGCGTCTGGAGCTGTGCGTCGACCGTCAACCCGGACTACGCGCCTAAGGGTTGCGCAGGCACCGGTGCCTGA
- the coaE gene encoding dephospho-CoA kinase (Dephospho-CoA kinase (CoaE) performs the final step in coenzyme A biosynthesis.): MNTPVEKPWILGLTGGIGSGKSAAAQHFIDLGIHVVDADHAARWVVESGRPALAKIAEHFGPDVLQADGTLNRAALRQLIFEVPEQRRWLEALLHPLIAEEIAHHLALAKSPYAILVSPLLIESGQYAMTQRILVIDAPQQLQIERTLQRDQTSEQQVQAILKAQSSREDRVSRADDVVVNDRDLAWLHSEVERLHHFYLTLSGGQS; encoded by the coding sequence ATGAATACCCCTGTGGAAAAACCCTGGATTCTCGGTCTGACCGGCGGCATCGGCAGCGGCAAAAGCGCCGCGGCCCAGCACTTCATCGACCTCGGAATCCACGTGGTCGACGCCGATCACGCAGCGCGCTGGGTGGTCGAGTCGGGCCGTCCGGCACTGGCAAAGATTGCCGAGCACTTCGGCCCGGATGTACTGCAGGCGGACGGAACCCTGAACCGCGCCGCCCTGCGCCAGCTGATTTTTGAAGTGCCGGAGCAACGTCGCTGGCTCGAAGCCCTGCTGCATCCGCTGATCGCCGAGGAAATCGCCCACCATCTGGCGCTGGCAAAATCGCCTTACGCGATTCTGGTTTCGCCGCTGCTGATCGAATCCGGGCAATACGCGATGACCCAGCGCATCCTGGTGATCGACGCCCCGCAACAACTGCAGATCGAACGCACCTTGCAGCGTGACCAGACCAGCGAACAGCAGGTTCAGGCGATCCTCAAGGCCCAGTCGAGCCGCGAAGACCGCGTGAGCCGTGCCGACGATGTGGTGGTCAACGACCGCGACCTCGCCTGGCTGCACAGCGAAGTCGAACGCCTGCATCACTTTTACCTGACTTTATCCGGAGGCCAGTCATGA
- the yacG gene encoding DNA gyrase inhibitor YacG, with amino-acid sequence MSQIPTVECPTCGAPVEFIPENKFRPFCSDRCKLIDLGAWASEEHKIPVAADAEDEMFSGDFDPRH; translated from the coding sequence ATGAGCCAGATCCCGACCGTAGAATGCCCAACCTGTGGCGCCCCCGTGGAATTTATCCCCGAGAACAAGTTTCGCCCGTTCTGCTCCGATCGCTGCAAGCTGATCGACCTCGGCGCCTGGGCGTCCGAAGAACACAAGATTCCGGTGGCTGCGGATGCCGAAGACGAAATGTTCTCCGGCGATTTCGACCCGCGCCACTGA